One Misgurnus anguillicaudatus chromosome 22, ASM2758022v2, whole genome shotgun sequence DNA segment encodes these proteins:
- the LOC129440693 gene encoding uncharacterized protein — translation MANVNRAFIERVTALYLLWRAEQRRRGQRRRIWVHETIRRRTQFGEYHHLLQELRLDDGRFQRYFRLSRAQFDELLSRVGARITLQDTNYRRSIPAAERLSICLRFLATGDSFRTIASSFRVGVATVCKIVPQVVTAIWDCLVEDYMAVPTTDTWRSIAEEFQERWNFPLCCGAVDGKHVVIKAPPNSGSQFHNYKGTFSIVLLAVVDANYCFRVIDVGGYGRTSDGGILANSAFGQALQAGTLHLPPDQSLPGAEQRGPLPHVFVADEAFPLRKNLMRPFPGHSLPPERRVFNYRLSRARLVVEDAFGILSSQWRMYRRLIELHPEVAEKCVKATCVLHNFMRCSMGTEAPAVRGAGNAGELQWPGLGRVAANNSSREAIRVREVFMSHFSVGVHRNFGRRKFRPKMALSVSGRNKKSSRKCKPKMNVNRAPFICALALGFHSASHGDQSSPTPPLRAQAGFTQGPAVIPGKENVIYLCLDDK, via the exons ATGGCTAATGTTAAtcgtgcatttatcgagagagttaccgcgTTGTATTTGCTCTGGAGAGCAGAACAGCGGCGTAGAGGTCAGCGTCGCCGTATTTGGGTCCATGAGACCATCCGGAGGCGTACGCAGTTTGGGGAGTATCATCATTTGCTCCAGGAGCTGCGCCTGGATGACGGCCGCTTTCAGCGGTACTTTCGCCTGTCTCGCGCCCAATTTGATGAGCTGTTGTCCCGCGTTGGAGCGAGGATCACCCTTCAGGACACCAACTACAGACGCTCTATCCCAGCTGCGGAGcgcctgtctatctgtcttcg ATTTCTTGCCACTGGGGACTCATTCAGGACCATCGCGTCTAGCTTCAGGGTTGGGGTCGCCACCGTGTGCAAGATTGTCCCCCAGGTAGTGACTGCCATCTGGGACTGCCTTGTGGAGGACTACATGGCTGTGCCCACCACTGATACCTGGAGGTCCATTGCAGAGGAATTTCAGGAGCGTTGGAACTTCCCTCTGTGCTGTGGAGCGGTGGATGGGAAGCATGTGGTGATAAAGGCACCCCCCAACTCAGGATCCCAGTTCCACAATTACAAGGGAACCTTCTCCATCGTTCTCCTTGCAGTTGTGGATGCAAACTATTGCTTCCGGGTGATTGATGTTGGGGGGTACGGCAGGACCAGTGACGGCGGGATTCTGGCCAACTCCGCCTTTGGACAGGCTCTCCAGGCTGGCACACTTCATCTGCCTCCTGACCAGTCTCTACCTGGTGCTGAACAAAGAGGACCCCTGCCCCATGTCTTCGTGGCTGATGAGGCATTCCCGCTGAGGAAGAACCTCATGCGGCCCTTCCCTGGACACTCCCTTCCTCCAGAGAGGCGTGTCTTCAATTACCGTCTCTCCAGAGCCCGGCTGGTGGTGGAAGATGCCTTTGGCATCCTCTCCTCACAGTGGAGGATGTACCGGCGGCTCATCGAGCTCCACCCTGAAGTTGCAGAGAAGTGTGTGAAGGCGACATGTGTTCTCCACAACTTCATGAGGTGTTCGATGGGCACAGAGGCACCTGCTGTGAGGGGTGCAGGAAATGCTGGTGAGTTGCAATGGCCAGGTCTGGGTCGGGTTGCGGCAAACAACTCCTCCAGAGAGGCAATCCGGGTGAGGGAAGTGTTTATGTCACACTTCTcagtaggggtgcaccgaaatttcggtcgccgaaaatttcggccgaaaatggcattatcggtttcgggccgaaataaaaaatccagccgaaaatgtaaaccgaaaatgaatgtcaaccgcgcccctttcatctgtgcgctagcgcttgggtttcactcagcctctcacggtgatcagtcgtctcccacccctccccttcgtgctcaagca